The following proteins come from a genomic window of Desulfonatronum thioautotrophicum:
- a CDS encoding helix-turn-helix domain-containing protein: protein MDFWEIGKRLQEERLRQGVDLQQVAKVTRIGVFALKAIEEGNESALPGSVYVKGFVRSYARFLNLDQAMIEDALKNMQFSTDSTVWTPPPQNESVTRSSFPRWQLGLAGVALLILVGGGAMLLQSRMSPEHPSEEAMEDTNLTPPQAISEAPSPQSAWQQLPTPVQEGLVPVAPPDTTLPDTDTDTDAPSELPAPIVEEEIDQPLPVREDLDLQIATLDAMQLNLQPGNKRADFEVRNLTNDLISGQINVSFISREGGTFPALGQEDVPQFRIRNFRPVSTRLHLPPELRQEELAGIQFVITDSDNRDVFVKTYPVGQSEPAETRSSE from the coding sequence ATGGATTTTTGGGAAATCGGGAAACGTTTACAGGAAGAACGGTTGCGGCAGGGAGTGGACCTGCAGCAAGTGGCCAAGGTGACCAGAATCGGGGTCTTCGCCCTGAAGGCCATAGAGGAGGGGAATGAGAGCGCCCTGCCGGGTTCGGTCTACGTCAAGGGCTTTGTCCGGAGCTATGCTCGTTTTTTGAATCTCGACCAAGCGATGATCGAGGATGCTCTCAAGAACATGCAATTCAGCACGGACTCCACTGTCTGGACCCCGCCGCCCCAGAATGAATCGGTCACGCGTTCATCTTTTCCAAGATGGCAACTCGGTTTGGCCGGGGTGGCCCTACTCATCCTTGTAGGGGGCGGGGCAATGCTGCTCCAGTCCAGGATGAGCCCGGAACACCCATCGGAGGAGGCCATGGAGGACACCAACCTCACGCCGCCTCAGGCGATCAGCGAGGCGCCCTCCCCGCAATCAGCCTGGCAGCAGCTACCAACTCCAGTGCAGGAGGGTCTTGTCCCGGTCGCACCGCCGGACACGACCCTTCCTGATACTGATACCGATACAGACGCCCCGTCGGAACTGCCCGCTCCCATTGTTGAAGAGGAAATCGATCAACCGCTCCCTGTTCGTGAGGATCTGGACCTCCAGATCGCCACCCTGGACGCCATGCAGTTGAATTTGCAGCCAGGAAACAAGCGGGCCGATTTCGAGGTGCGCAACCTCACAAATGACCTCATTTCCGGGCAGATCAATGTTTCGTTCATCAGCAGGGAGGGTGGCACCTTTCCCGCTCTCGGCCAGGAGGATGTTCCGCAATTTCGTATCCGCAACTTCCGCCCGGTTTCCACTCGTCTCCACCTCCCGCCGGAACTGCGCCAAGAGGAACTGGCGGGAATCCAGTTTGTGATTACCGATTCCGATAACAGAG